The Hylaeus volcanicus isolate JK05 unplaced genomic scaffold, UHH_iyHylVolc1.0_haploid 12197, whole genome shotgun sequence genome has a window encoding:
- the LOC128883045 gene encoding probable serine/threonine-protein kinase DDB_G0286841 produces the protein MMESLEHVQPINDKKTPHEGKSRGCKRSDFQLKSLLGEGSIGRVYLCSNIFTQNQVALKIISKKKVMIKNLLKNVLLEKNILLCLNPHPNFVYLLSCFQDDAYLYFQLELVMGGSLSDVLFHYRMDIPELLMFYWVCDVVNILSHLRLNHVAHRDIKPDNLLIDQYGRLKLIDFNNAIFVHDQDDFKDLIDEKLDIQDALKQDSANVIYQSTWDTSSNKHEQFFGALHYLPPEAIIHIAPEIFSSNDFFQKKFLQWKQNNIEKIVKVDRPYSPYAIDVWNFGCVLFELFYGFHPFRGSTDIDTVFNILNYNMVSSTFSTRMNTKSSLKSQLLFDVIMGMLKKNPLQRLGAYDLLELKEHAFFVGIDLNVIPYYTLRPTIPSLTTFVNRIGDIPKETQINDSHTPSSISNLLHDKIC, from the exons ATGATGGAGTCATTAGAACACGTTCAACCTATAAATGATAAGAAAACGCCACATGAAGGAAAATCACGAGGATGTAAAAGAagtgattttcaattaaaaagtttattagGAGAAGGAAGTATTGGAAGAGTTTAtctttgttcaaatattttcactcaAAATCAAGTTGCATTaaagattatttcaaaaaaaaaggttatgataaaaaatcttttaaagaatgttcttttggaaaaaaatattttattatgtttaaacCCCCATCCTAActttgtgtatttattatcgtGTTTTCAAGATGACGCTTACCTTTACTTTCAACTTGAATTAGTTATGGGTGGCTCTTTAAGTGatgtattatttcattatcgcATGGATATTCCTGAATTACTTATGTTTTATTGGGTTTGTGATGTTGTCAATATTCTTAGTCATTTACGTCTAAATCATGTCGCTCATAGAGATATTAAG cCAGATAATCTTTTAATTGATCAATACGggagattaaaattaatcgattttaaTAATGCTATTTTTGTTCATGATCAAGATGATTTCAAAGATTTAATCGATGAAAAGCTTGACATACAAGACGCATTAAAACAGGATAGTGCGAATGTTATATATCAATCAACTTGGGACACATCATCCAATAAACATGAACAATTCTTCGGAGCTTTACATTACTTACCTCCTGAAGCTATTATTCATATAGCACCagaaattttttcttctaacgATTTTTTTCAGAAGAAATTCCTACAgtggaaacaaaataatatcgaaaaaattgttaaagtggATAGACCCTATTCCCCTTATGCTATAGATGTTTG GAATTTCGGGTGtgttttgtttgaattattttatggcTTTCACCCATTTCGTGGATCCACGGATATTGAcactgtatttaatatattaaattataatatggtATCTTCGACATTTTCAACAAGGATGAATACAAAATCTAGT TTAAAAagtcaattattatttgacgTTATTATGGGGATGCTTAAGAAAAACCCTCTTCAACGTTTAGGTGCTTATGACCTTCTAGAACTAAAGGAGCATGCTTTTTTTGTTGGCATTGATTTAAATGTCATTCCTTATTACACACTTCGCCCCACTATTCCTTCGTTAACCACTTTTGTGAACCGTATAGGTGATATCCCCAAGGAGACTCAAATCAATGATTCCCATACCCCTTCCAGTATTTCTAACTTGTTACATgacaaaatatgttaa
- the LOC128883046 gene encoding vacuolar protein sorting-associated protein 26-like isoform X3: MLSAIFSSGCTIDLILDRENNRQCGIVNALEKRQEKRKTALIFNNYEDVSGTAVINISPARKLEHYGIRVELIGQLNVYKDTNVPYCFFAIFKDLDSPGCLYESKTYHWKLQGVEKEYETYWGVNVSVRYFVRLCVVQKYGSTLMKEVDLIVQNPVQIVPESEKVKMEVGIEGCLHIEFEYDKLYYHLKDVVRGKINFLLVRIKLKYMEIHIVKTETVKGSYQQYTTTDIIGKFEVMDGSPLKLECIPVRLYLCCYDLTPTYNNIQNRYSVKYYLNIVLVDEEERRYFKRHDITLYRKEIT; the protein is encoded by the exons atg CTTTCAGCTATTTTTTCCAGCGGATGTACTATTGATTTAATTCTTGATCGCGAAAACAATCGTCAGTGTGGTATAGTCAATGCGTTGGAGAAACGacaagaaaagagaaaaacggcgctcatttttaat aATTATGAAGATGTTAGTGGTACAGCAGTTATAAATATAAGCCCAGCCCGTAAATTAGAGCATTACGGAATTCGTGTTGAGCTGATAGGCCAATTGA ATGTGTATAAAGACACCAATGTGCCTTACTGtttttttgctattttcaAAGATCTTGACTCTCCTg GTTGTTTATATGAATCTAAAACCTATCACTGGAAACTTCAAGgagtagaaaaagaatatgaaaCATACTGGGGCGTCAATGTTTCTGTGAG atacTTTGTTCGATTATGTGTGGTTCAAAAATACGGTTCAACGTTGATGAAAGAAGTAGATCTTATTGTTCAAAATCCGGTTCAAATTGTTCCCGAAtctgaaaaagtaaaaatggag GTTGGAATTGAAGGTTGTCTACATATAGAATTTGAGTATGATAAGCTTTACTATCATTTAAAGGATGTGGTTCGaggcaaaattaattttttacttgtccgaattaaattaaagtatatgGAAATCCACATTGTTAAAACAGAAACTGTAAAGGGATCTTATCAGCAGTATACAACTACAgatattattggaaaatttgaaGTTATGGATGGTTCACCACTTAAAt tAGAATGTATACCCGTTCGCTTATATCTTTGCTGTTATGATTTAACTCCaacgtacaataatatacaaaatcgTTATTCCgttaaatattacttaaatattgttttggtggatgaagaagaaagaaggtATTTCAAACGACATGATATCACGTTATATCGGAAAGaaataacgtaa
- the LOC128882959 gene encoding uncharacterized protein LOC128882959 isoform X1, whose product MLLAYFHVIFILFYAFTFEIILCLRKSFQLPPTSARDEEYTTQDLGVKLKQLLDEKLTPIQEQLHTIQKVLNIDKHDPSQSNNDSPQDASNLGNSQPNEFVNNDPSQHDGPINKETDQSYATDEIQNNSRFAQKFYSRGLSNLLKDRQDLQNNYPSQYEAMSFGQQHQRNDVWNPNIEIPSETLAQSQMANQLRFSAPPLSPYPQTFYQQYAANDGVYPSVNPYTYYRPIYRY is encoded by the exons aTGTTACTTGCTTATTTccatgttatttttatattattttatgcattcactTTTGAGATTATTTTATGCTTAAGAAAATCTTTTCAGTTACCTCCAACGTCTGCAAGAGATGAAGAATATACAACACAAGATTTAGGTGTAAAGCTCAAGCAATTGCTTGACGAAAAATTAACGCCAA tacAAGAACAACTTCACACGATTCAGAAGGTTTTGAATATTGACAAACATGATCCAAGTCAATCGAACAATGACTCTCCACAAGATGCCAGTAATTTAGGCAATTCACAACCCAATGAATTC GTAAACAATGATCCGTCTCAACATGATGGACCCATTAACAAAGAAACcga TCAAAGTTATGCAACTGATGAAATCCAGAATAACTCAAGATTTGCACAAAAATTCTACTCACGAGGcttaagtaatttattaaaggatAGGCAAGA CCTTCAAAACAATTATCCTTCGCAATACGAAGCAATGTCTTTTGGTCAACAACATCAAAGAAACGATGTGTGGAATCCAAATATAGAGATACCATCAGAAACACTAGCGCAATCACAAATGGCAAATCAACTTCGTTTTTCCGCTCCTCCTTTGTCACCTTACCCACAAACATTTTATCAACAGTATGCAGCGAATGATGGTGTTTACCCTTCAGTAAATCCTTACACTTATTATAGACCAATTTACCGCTATTGA
- the LOC128883046 gene encoding vacuolar protein sorting-associated protein 26-like isoform X4, producing MLSAIFSSGCTIDLILDRENNRQCGIVNALEKRQEKRKTALIFNNYEDVSGTAVINISPARKLEHYGIRVELIGQLSCLYESKTYHWKLQGVEKEYETYWGVNVSVRYFVRLCVVQKYGSTLMKEVDLIVQNPVQIVPESEKVKMEFVLQKVGIEGCLHIEFEYDKLYYHLKDVVRGKINFLLVRIKLKYMEIHIVKTETVKGSYQQYTTTDIIGKFEVMDGSPLKLECIPVRLYLCCYDLTPTYNNIQNRYSVKYYLNIVLVDEEERRYFKRHDITLYRKEIT from the exons atg CTTTCAGCTATTTTTTCCAGCGGATGTACTATTGATTTAATTCTTGATCGCGAAAACAATCGTCAGTGTGGTATAGTCAATGCGTTGGAGAAACGacaagaaaagagaaaaacggcgctcatttttaat aATTATGAAGATGTTAGTGGTACAGCAGTTATAAATATAAGCCCAGCCCGTAAATTAGAGCATTACGGAATTCGTGTTGAGCTGATAGGCCAATTGA GTTGTTTATATGAATCTAAAACCTATCACTGGAAACTTCAAGgagtagaaaaagaatatgaaaCATACTGGGGCGTCAATGTTTCTGTGAG atacTTTGTTCGATTATGTGTGGTTCAAAAATACGGTTCAACGTTGATGAAAGAAGTAGATCTTATTGTTCAAAATCCGGTTCAAATTGTTCCCGAAtctgaaaaagtaaaaatggag TTTGTTTTGCAAAAGGTTGGAATTGAAGGTTGTCTACATATAGAATTTGAGTATGATAAGCTTTACTATCATTTAAAGGATGTGGTTCGaggcaaaattaattttttacttgtccgaattaaattaaagtatatgGAAATCCACATTGTTAAAACAGAAACTGTAAAGGGATCTTATCAGCAGTATACAACTACAgatattattggaaaatttgaaGTTATGGATGGTTCACCACTTAAAt tAGAATGTATACCCGTTCGCTTATATCTTTGCTGTTATGATTTAACTCCaacgtacaataatatacaaaatcgTTATTCCgttaaatattacttaaatattgttttggtggatgaagaagaaagaaggtATTTCAAACGACATGATATCACGTTATATCGGAAAGaaataacgtaa
- the LOC128883046 gene encoding vacuolar protein sorting-associated protein 26-like isoform X2 yields MLSAIFSSGCTIDLILDRENNRQCGIVNALEKRQEKRKTALIFNNYEDVSGTAVINISPARKLEHYGIRVELIGQLNTNVPYCFFAIFKDLDSPGCLYESKTYHWKLQGVEKEYETYWGVNVSVRYFVRLCVVQKYGSTLMKEVDLIVQNPVQIVPESEKVKMEFVLQKVGIEGCLHIEFEYDKLYYHLKDVVRGKINFLLVRIKLKYMEIHIVKTETVKGSYQQYTTTDIIGKFEVMDGSPLKLECIPVRLYLCCYDLTPTYNNIQNRYSVKYYLNIVLVDEEERRYFKRHDITLYRKEIT; encoded by the exons atg CTTTCAGCTATTTTTTCCAGCGGATGTACTATTGATTTAATTCTTGATCGCGAAAACAATCGTCAGTGTGGTATAGTCAATGCGTTGGAGAAACGacaagaaaagagaaaaacggcgctcatttttaat aATTATGAAGATGTTAGTGGTACAGCAGTTATAAATATAAGCCCAGCCCGTAAATTAGAGCATTACGGAATTCGTGTTGAGCTGATAGGCCAATTGA ACACCAATGTGCCTTACTGtttttttgctattttcaAAGATCTTGACTCTCCTg GTTGTTTATATGAATCTAAAACCTATCACTGGAAACTTCAAGgagtagaaaaagaatatgaaaCATACTGGGGCGTCAATGTTTCTGTGAG atacTTTGTTCGATTATGTGTGGTTCAAAAATACGGTTCAACGTTGATGAAAGAAGTAGATCTTATTGTTCAAAATCCGGTTCAAATTGTTCCCGAAtctgaaaaagtaaaaatggag TTTGTTTTGCAAAAGGTTGGAATTGAAGGTTGTCTACATATAGAATTTGAGTATGATAAGCTTTACTATCATTTAAAGGATGTGGTTCGaggcaaaattaattttttacttgtccgaattaaattaaagtatatgGAAATCCACATTGTTAAAACAGAAACTGTAAAGGGATCTTATCAGCAGTATACAACTACAgatattattggaaaatttgaaGTTATGGATGGTTCACCACTTAAAt tAGAATGTATACCCGTTCGCTTATATCTTTGCTGTTATGATTTAACTCCaacgtacaataatatacaaaatcgTTATTCCgttaaatattacttaaatattgttttggtggatgaagaagaaagaaggtATTTCAAACGACATGATATCACGTTATATCGGAAAGaaataacgtaa
- the LOC128883046 gene encoding vacuolar protein sorting-associated protein 26-like isoform X5, with translation MLSAIFSSGCTIDLILDRENNRQCGIVNALEKRQEKRKTALIFNNYEDVSGTAVINISPARKLEHYGIRVELIGQLNVYKDTNVPYCFFAIFKDLDSPGCLYESKTYHWKLQGVEKEYETYWGVNVSVRYFVRLCVVQKYGSTLMKEVDLIVQNPVQIVPESEKVKMEFVLQKVGIEGCLHIEFEYDKLYYHLKDVVRGKINFLLVRIKLKYMEIHIVKTETVKGSYQQYTTTDIIGKFEVMDGSPLK, from the exons atg CTTTCAGCTATTTTTTCCAGCGGATGTACTATTGATTTAATTCTTGATCGCGAAAACAATCGTCAGTGTGGTATAGTCAATGCGTTGGAGAAACGacaagaaaagagaaaaacggcgctcatttttaat aATTATGAAGATGTTAGTGGTACAGCAGTTATAAATATAAGCCCAGCCCGTAAATTAGAGCATTACGGAATTCGTGTTGAGCTGATAGGCCAATTGA ATGTGTATAAAGACACCAATGTGCCTTACTGtttttttgctattttcaAAGATCTTGACTCTCCTg GTTGTTTATATGAATCTAAAACCTATCACTGGAAACTTCAAGgagtagaaaaagaatatgaaaCATACTGGGGCGTCAATGTTTCTGTGAG atacTTTGTTCGATTATGTGTGGTTCAAAAATACGGTTCAACGTTGATGAAAGAAGTAGATCTTATTGTTCAAAATCCGGTTCAAATTGTTCCCGAAtctgaaaaagtaaaaatggag TTTGTTTTGCAAAAGGTTGGAATTGAAGGTTGTCTACATATAGAATTTGAGTATGATAAGCTTTACTATCATTTAAAGGATGTGGTTCGaggcaaaattaattttttacttgtccgaattaaattaaagtatatgGAAATCCACATTGTTAAAACAGAAACTGTAAAGGGATCTTATCAGCAGTATACAACTACAgatattattggaaaatttgaaGTTATGGATGGTTCACCACTTAAAt AA
- the LOC128882959 gene encoding uncharacterized protein LOC128882959 isoform X2 has translation MLLAYFHVIFILFYAFTFEIILCLRKSFQLPPTSARDEEYTTQDLGVKLKQLLDEKLTPIQEQLHTIQKVLNIDKHDPSQSNNDSPQDASNLGNSQPNEFVNNDPSQHDGPINKETDQSYATDEIQNNSRFAQKFYSRGLSNLLKDRQDLQNNYPSQYEAMSFGQQHQRNDVWNPNIEIPSETLAQSQMANQLRFSAPPLSPYPQTFYQQPIYRY, from the exons aTGTTACTTGCTTATTTccatgttatttttatattattttatgcattcactTTTGAGATTATTTTATGCTTAAGAAAATCTTTTCAGTTACCTCCAACGTCTGCAAGAGATGAAGAATATACAACACAAGATTTAGGTGTAAAGCTCAAGCAATTGCTTGACGAAAAATTAACGCCAA tacAAGAACAACTTCACACGATTCAGAAGGTTTTGAATATTGACAAACATGATCCAAGTCAATCGAACAATGACTCTCCACAAGATGCCAGTAATTTAGGCAATTCACAACCCAATGAATTC GTAAACAATGATCCGTCTCAACATGATGGACCCATTAACAAAGAAACcga TCAAAGTTATGCAACTGATGAAATCCAGAATAACTCAAGATTTGCACAAAAATTCTACTCACGAGGcttaagtaatttattaaaggatAGGCAAGA CCTTCAAAACAATTATCCTTCGCAATACGAAGCAATGTCTTTTGGTCAACAACATCAAAGAAACGATGTGTGGAATCCAAATATAGAGATACCATCAGAAACACTAGCGCAATCACAAATGGCAAATCAACTTCGTTTTTCCGCTCCTCCTTTGTCACCTTACCCACAAACATTTTATCAACA ACCAATTTACCGCTATTGA
- the LOC128883046 gene encoding vacuolar protein sorting-associated protein 26-like isoform X1 yields the protein MLSAIFSSGCTIDLILDRENNRQCGIVNALEKRQEKRKTALIFNNYEDVSGTAVINISPARKLEHYGIRVELIGQLNVYKDTNVPYCFFAIFKDLDSPGCLYESKTYHWKLQGVEKEYETYWGVNVSVRYFVRLCVVQKYGSTLMKEVDLIVQNPVQIVPESEKVKMEFVLQKVGIEGCLHIEFEYDKLYYHLKDVVRGKINFLLVRIKLKYMEIHIVKTETVKGSYQQYTTTDIIGKFEVMDGSPLKLECIPVRLYLCCYDLTPTYNNIQNRYSVKYYLNIVLVDEEERRYFKRHDITLYRKEIT from the exons atg CTTTCAGCTATTTTTTCCAGCGGATGTACTATTGATTTAATTCTTGATCGCGAAAACAATCGTCAGTGTGGTATAGTCAATGCGTTGGAGAAACGacaagaaaagagaaaaacggcgctcatttttaat aATTATGAAGATGTTAGTGGTACAGCAGTTATAAATATAAGCCCAGCCCGTAAATTAGAGCATTACGGAATTCGTGTTGAGCTGATAGGCCAATTGA ATGTGTATAAAGACACCAATGTGCCTTACTGtttttttgctattttcaAAGATCTTGACTCTCCTg GTTGTTTATATGAATCTAAAACCTATCACTGGAAACTTCAAGgagtagaaaaagaatatgaaaCATACTGGGGCGTCAATGTTTCTGTGAG atacTTTGTTCGATTATGTGTGGTTCAAAAATACGGTTCAACGTTGATGAAAGAAGTAGATCTTATTGTTCAAAATCCGGTTCAAATTGTTCCCGAAtctgaaaaagtaaaaatggag TTTGTTTTGCAAAAGGTTGGAATTGAAGGTTGTCTACATATAGAATTTGAGTATGATAAGCTTTACTATCATTTAAAGGATGTGGTTCGaggcaaaattaattttttacttgtccgaattaaattaaagtatatgGAAATCCACATTGTTAAAACAGAAACTGTAAAGGGATCTTATCAGCAGTATACAACTACAgatattattggaaaatttgaaGTTATGGATGGTTCACCACTTAAAt tAGAATGTATACCCGTTCGCTTATATCTTTGCTGTTATGATTTAACTCCaacgtacaataatatacaaaatcgTTATTCCgttaaatattacttaaatattgttttggtggatgaagaagaaagaaggtATTTCAAACGACATGATATCACGTTATATCGGAAAGaaataacgtaa